From Gammaproteobacteria bacterium:
CATTGAGTTTGAGGGTCTATTTTCTCCAAAGGAGACTCTCAGTGAGCTGGGCTAGGAGGCAATCTTCGGCCATTAACGGACGCCCGCTATTTCCGCGATAATAAGTTTTCAGATTAACTTCGTTAAGAACAGCTGTTACGTGGGTCTCAAAGCTACGACATGAAAAGAATACTATTAGCCGGAGCAACTGGATATTTGGGAAGTTATCTAGCAAAAAAGTTAGCTAGAAACGCATGCGATCTGCGTGTCATAGTGCGCTCACCCGACAAACTGTCAGACCGAGGTATTGAAGTCGAGGACGTGTTCCATGCCGAAATAACGCGCCCAGAGACGCTAAAGGGCTGTTGCAGCGGAATCGATACGGTCATTTCAACAGTAGGCATTACACGACAGAAAGACGGGCTTACTTACATGGATGTTGACTATCAGGCCAATCTGAATTTGTTGAACGAGGCTCGTGAAAGTGGGGTTAGAAAATTTATATATGTCTCGGTTTTAAACGGGGATAACCTGCGCCATATGCAAATTTGCGATGCCAAGGAAAGGTTCGTTGAACAACTGGAAAAATCGGGTCTTGATTACTGTGTCGTTCGGCCGAATGGATTCTTTTCCGATATGTCTGAGTTTTTTTTCATGGCACAAAAAGGAAGGATCTACATTTTTGGCAGTGGTGATCAAAAAACCAATCCAATTCATGGTGAAGACCTTGCCGCAGTGTGCGTTGACGCGATAGAAGGCCCGAAACAAGCCATCAAGGTCGGCGGTCCCGAAACATTGACCTATAATGAAATTGCCAGAATTGCTTTTGAAGTCGCAGGAACTGAGCCAAAGATAACTCGAATCCCAAACTGGGTACGAACGACATTACTCTGGCTGATTAGAGTCTCCACAAACAGCAAATTCTACGGGCCAGTCGAGTTCTATTTGAC
This genomic window contains:
- a CDS encoding SDR family oxidoreductase, yielding MKRILLAGATGYLGSYLAKKLARNACDLRVIVRSPDKLSDRGIEVEDVFHAEITRPETLKGCCSGIDTVISTVGITRQKDGLTYMDVDYQANLNLLNEARESGVRKFIYVSVLNGDNLRHMQICDAKERFVEQLEKSGLDYCVVRPNGFFSDMSEFFFMAQKGRIYIFGSGDQKTNPIHGEDLAAVCVDAIEGPKQAIKVGGPETLTYNEIARIAFEVAGTEPKITRIPNWVRTTLLWLIRVSTNSKFYGPVEFYLTVTAIDMIAPEYGTHRLRDHFVMLRQRDK